Proteins found in one Miscanthus floridulus cultivar M001 chromosome 4, ASM1932011v1, whole genome shotgun sequence genomic segment:
- the LOC136551486 gene encoding protein SRC2 homolog yields the protein MGSRYEVEVTVGSARDLKNVNWRHGDLKPYAVVWIDSGAKCSTRVDLDNGENPAWDEKLLVPLPPSSRLDDAVLYIDVVHANAAEGVKPLVGSARLPLRDVLDDAGIGGKASRNLRLKRPSGRPHGRLDVRVAVKEPSRYYDPNPYPAPAGYANAGTRGDPYGSSAAAAAGGGYYGSGGGYGSGGGAYGSGGGYGAAQPYTAAPPAGYPSTYGSAPPPPQPAYGAPPAAAYGAPPVAAATAAYGTSAVGADGKKKNKMGMGTGLAVGAAAGVLGGLALAGGASLLEDKFEERVSERVEENLEREDSYGGGGYGGGYDDYGGDDDY from the coding sequence ATGGGCTCCCGCTACGAGGTGGAGGTGACCGTGGGCTCCGCCCGTGACCTGAAGAACGTCAACTGGCGCCACGGCGACCTGAAGCCGTACGCCGTGGTGTGGATCGACTCCGGCGCCAAGTGCTCCACCCGCGTGGACCTCGACAACGGCGAGAACCCCGCGTGGGACGAGAAGCTCCTGGTCCCGCTCCCGCCCTCCTCCCGCCTCGACGACGCCGTCCTCTACATCGACGTCGTGCACGCCAACGCCGCCGAGGGCGTCAAGCCGCTCGTGGGATCCGCGCGCCTCCCGCTCCGCGACGTCCTCGACGACGCCGGGATCGGGGGCAAGGCCTCGCGCAACCTCCGCCTCAAGCGCCCCTCGGGCCGCCCCCacggccgcctcgacgtccgcgtCGCCGTCAAGGAACCGTCCAGGTACTACGACCCCAACCCTTACCCGGCCCCGGCGGGCTACGCCAACGCGGGCACCCGTGGTGACCCCTACGGCTcgtccgccgccgctgctgctggcgGCGGCTACTACGGCTCCGGAGGTGGCTACGGCTCCGGTGGCGGCGCctacggcagcggcggcggctacggCGCCGCGCAGCCCTACACCGCGGCGCCCCCGGCGGGGTACCCTTCCACCTACGGctccgcgccgccgcctcctcagcCGGCGTACGGCGCTCCTCCTGCCGCAGCGTACGGCGCTCCTcctgtcgccgccgccaccgccgcgtaCGGAACCAGCGCCGTTGGTgccgacggcaagaagaagaacaagatggggatggggacggggctggcggtgggcgcggcggcgggcgtGCTCGGAGGCCTGGCGCTGGCCGGCGGGGCCAGCttgctggaggacaagttcgaggAGCGCGTGTCGGAGAGGGTGGAGGAGAACCTGGAGAGGGAGGACTCGTACGGAGGCGGCGGCTACGGGGGTGGCTATGACGActacggcggcgacgacgactacTGA